In the Flavobacterium pallidum genome, one interval contains:
- a CDS encoding N-acetylmuramoyl-L-alanine amidase family protein: MNFSHKIKPFLLIIMCFTAFGVSAQKAAKFKVTLDAGHGGKDFGAVYNGHVEKNIALAVVLKVGKILEGMSSIEVNYTRKSDVFIELVERANIANRADANVFVSIHCNANANKEAYGTETHVMGMSKNASALAVAKRENEVIVMEKDYKETYKGFDPNSPESIFGTTLMVEENQDNSIALASKVQHRFTDDLKKKNRGVKQAPYMVLHKAYMPRVLIEMGFISNPKEGAELDSEEGQMEIAQSIANAIVSYKKDYFGSGENENEIKPSQRIPDSEKTPRQEDKPVQNTTVVAPVEKEENKPASNGEVVFKVQISASGKKLDLTPSNFKGLKNISVTTDNGTLYKYMYGETSSYDTAKENLAEAKAKGFESAYLVAFRDGKKITIQDALNKR; the protein is encoded by the coding sequence ATGAATTTTTCCCATAAAATTAAACCTTTTTTACTGATCATAATGTGTTTTACGGCCTTTGGCGTTTCTGCACAGAAAGCGGCCAAATTTAAGGTGACGCTCGACGCGGGACACGGGGGAAAGGATTTCGGTGCCGTTTATAACGGGCATGTAGAAAAAAATATCGCATTGGCCGTGGTGCTGAAAGTGGGCAAAATCCTCGAAGGCATGTCTTCGATCGAAGTCAACTACACCCGGAAAAGCGATGTTTTCATTGAATTGGTGGAAAGGGCCAATATAGCAAACCGTGCGGATGCCAATGTTTTCGTATCCATACATTGCAACGCCAACGCCAATAAAGAGGCTTACGGAACCGAAACCCACGTGATGGGTATGTCCAAAAACGCTTCAGCGCTTGCTGTCGCAAAAAGGGAAAACGAGGTAATTGTGATGGAGAAGGATTATAAGGAAACGTATAAAGGCTTTGACCCGAATTCCCCTGAATCGATTTTCGGAACCACGCTAATGGTGGAAGAAAACCAGGACAACAGCATCGCTTTGGCCAGTAAGGTCCAGCACCGTTTTACCGATGACCTCAAAAAGAAAAACCGTGGCGTAAAACAGGCCCCATATATGGTACTTCACAAAGCGTATATGCCAAGGGTTTTGATTGAGATGGGATTTATTTCAAATCCGAAAGAAGGCGCAGAGCTCGACTCGGAAGAAGGGCAGATGGAAATTGCGCAGTCTATTGCCAACGCCATTGTGAGCTACAAGAAAGATTATTTCGGAAGTGGCGAAAACGAAAATGAGATCAAGCCTTCGCAACGCATCCCGGATTCAGAAAAGACACCCAGACAGGAGGATAAACCTGTACAGAATACTACTGTGGTTGCTCCCGTGGAAAAAGAGGAAAATAAACCGGCTTCAAACGGAGAAGTGGTATTTAAGGTACAGATTTCAGCGAGTGGCAAAAAACTGGACCTCACACCTTCAAATTTCAAAGGGCTTAAGAATATTTCGGTTACAACTGACAACGGGACACTGTATAAATATATGTACGGAGAGACCTCAAGTTATGATACAGCAAAAGAAAACCTGGCAGAAGCCAAAGCGAAAGGTTTTGAATCGGCATATCTGGTTGCTTTCCGGGATGGCAAAAAAATTACAATCCAGGATGCTTTAAATAAAAGGTGA
- a CDS encoding MlaD family protein: protein MRISREIKTAILVIASILLFIWGYYFLKGRDLFTDYKLVYVQYDNIEGLTLSAPVTINGFVVGKVNAFDIDKKTGKLTVELQLKSDFPIAKSSVAELYSPSPFLGGKQIAILPNLQDNALIDDGDFLRAGNKAGLTDQLADQIKPIKEKVEKLLDSTDKLMQNLNQVLDEKTKANLKSSIANLNETLAEFKGASAKVNDMLSENKQKLENTITNFEKTSSNFSKISDTIAKADIGKTIRKMETAMASVDKIMGDLNSGKGSMGKLLKDETLYNNFTKTSKELELLLQDLRLNPTRYINVSLFGKKNKPYKAPTEDPAAAKQ from the coding sequence TTGAGAATTTCAAGAGAGATTAAAACCGCCATATTAGTTATTGCCTCAATATTATTGTTCATTTGGGGATATTATTTTTTAAAAGGAAGGGATTTATTTACTGACTATAAACTGGTTTATGTGCAGTACGATAATATCGAAGGGTTAACACTTTCTGCTCCTGTAACCATAAACGGCTTTGTTGTCGGGAAAGTAAATGCTTTCGATATCGACAAGAAAACCGGAAAACTTACGGTGGAGCTCCAGCTTAAATCCGATTTCCCGATTGCAAAATCCAGCGTTGCAGAATTGTATTCTCCAAGCCCTTTCCTGGGTGGCAAGCAAATAGCAATACTCCCGAACCTGCAGGACAATGCACTTATCGATGACGGTGATTTCCTTCGCGCAGGTAATAAAGCAGGCCTTACCGATCAATTGGCAGACCAAATCAAACCGATAAAGGAAAAAGTTGAGAAGCTCCTCGACAGTACAGATAAGCTGATGCAGAACCTCAATCAGGTCCTGGATGAAAAAACCAAGGCAAACCTTAAAAGCAGTATTGCCAACCTGAATGAAACCCTGGCAGAGTTTAAAGGCGCTTCCGCAAAAGTGAATGACATGCTTTCGGAAAACAAGCAGAAATTAGAAAATACAATAACAAACTTCGAAAAGACTTCTTCGAATTTTTCAAAAATTTCCGACACCATTGCCAAAGCAGATATCGGTAAAACCATCCGCAAGATGGAAACGGCGATGGCTTCTGTCGACAAGATTATGGGCGACCTGAATTCCGGTAAGGGCTCAATGGGTAAATTGCTGAAGGATGAAACACTCTACAATAATTTCACAAAAACTTCCAAGGAACTCGAACTGTTGTTACAGGACCTGAGGCTGAACCCGACGCGTTATATCAATGTTTCGCTTTTTGGAAAAAAGAACAAACCGTATAAAGCACCTACAGAGGACCCCGCTGCTGCTAAACAATAA
- a CDS encoding (Fe-S)-binding protein produces MQYLDNILFAVILGLGAGYFTLNVKKLIRNIKLGRDIDRSDNPQLRWKNMAMIALGQSKMVRRPVAGFLHIIVYAGFVIINIEVLEIIIDGLLGTHRIFSFLGVFYNILIGSFEVLALLVLVAVIVFLIRRNIVKLKRFIHSDLKGWPKSDANYILYFEVVLMSLFLIMNAADYHLQHINGGFMDFHEAGSFPVSQYISTIFDGVSNNFVYIIERGAWWLHITGILIFLNYLYFSKHLHILLAFPNTYYADLNPKGKFDNLESVTNEVKLMLDPNADPFAAPAPDASVVPAKFGASDVQDLNWVQLLNAYTCTECGRCTSSCPANITGKKLSPRKIMMDTRDRLEEVGKNIDANKGVFVDDGKMLLNDYITPEELWACTSCNACVEECPVNISPLSIIMDMRRYLVMEQSAAPMSLNAMMTNVENNGAPWQYSQQDRLNWKNEN; encoded by the coding sequence ATGCAATATCTTGACAATATATTATTTGCTGTTATACTGGGACTTGGAGCCGGTTATTTTACACTAAACGTTAAGAAACTAATCCGTAACATCAAGCTCGGACGCGACATTGACCGGTCTGATAATCCGCAGCTGCGTTGGAAAAACATGGCGATGATTGCACTCGGTCAATCCAAAATGGTGCGCCGACCGGTAGCCGGTTTCCTTCATATTATTGTCTACGCCGGATTTGTAATTATCAATATAGAAGTACTTGAAATCATCATTGACGGACTTCTGGGGACGCATCGCATATTTTCTTTCCTGGGCGTATTCTACAATATCCTGATCGGGTCATTTGAAGTGCTGGCTCTGCTGGTGCTTGTTGCTGTGATAGTGTTTTTAATCAGAAGGAATATTGTAAAACTGAAACGCTTTATCCATTCCGATTTGAAAGGCTGGCCTAAAAGCGACGCGAATTACATCCTTTATTTTGAAGTAGTATTAATGAGCCTGTTCCTGATTATGAACGCGGCAGACTACCACCTGCAGCATATCAATGGAGGTTTTATGGATTTCCATGAAGCAGGTTCGTTTCCGGTAAGCCAATATATTTCAACCATTTTTGACGGCGTTTCGAACAATTTCGTTTATATCATAGAAAGAGGTGCCTGGTGGTTGCACATCACAGGGATCCTGATTTTCCTGAATTATCTTTATTTTTCAAAACACCTGCATATTTTACTGGCTTTCCCGAATACTTATTATGCAGATTTGAATCCAAAAGGAAAATTCGACAACCTGGAATCGGTTACCAACGAAGTAAAGCTGATGCTCGACCCGAATGCAGATCCTTTTGCTGCACCTGCTCCTGATGCAAGCGTTGTTCCGGCAAAATTCGGAGCCAGTGATGTCCAGGATTTAAATTGGGTACAACTATTGAATGCGTATACCTGCACCGAATGCGGAAGGTGTACTTCTTCCTGTCCGGCCAATATTACAGGCAAAAAACTTTCCCCGCGAAAAATCATGATGGATACGCGGGACAGGCTGGAGGAAGTCGGTAAAAATATCGATGCGAATAAAGGCGTATTCGTTGATGATGGCAAAATGCTACTGAACGACTACATCACCCCTGAAGAGCTTTGGGCATGTACATCATGCAATGCGTGCGTCGAGGAATGCCCGGTCAATATCAGCCCGCTTTCCATAATCATGGATATGAGGAGGTATCTTGTGATGGAGCAAAGTGCGGCACCGATGTCATTGAACGCCATGATGACTAATGTCGAGAATAACGGAGCACCTTGGCAATACAGCCAGCAGGACAGGCTAAATTGGAAAAACGAAAATTAA
- a CDS encoding LNS2 domain-containing protein, protein MKAEEIEQNLQETTENGHKISPILPEGIKNYLIDIDGTVCDDIPNEEPERMLTAELYPDALVTLNKWYDEGHVIFFFTSRTEAHREYTEIWLKKHGFKYHGIVFGKPRGGNYHWIDNHLVKATRYRGKFTDLIEKEVTIQVFDDGKH, encoded by the coding sequence ATGAAAGCAGAAGAAATCGAACAAAATCTACAGGAGACGACTGAAAACGGGCATAAAATAAGCCCGATATTACCGGAAGGAATAAAAAATTACCTTATTGATATTGATGGAACGGTTTGTGATGATATCCCGAATGAAGAGCCGGAAAGGATGCTTACCGCTGAACTGTACCCGGACGCATTAGTGACTCTGAATAAATGGTACGATGAGGGGCATGTGATTTTCTTCTTCACTTCAAGGACTGAAGCGCACAGGGAATATACCGAAATCTGGCTTAAAAAGCATGGTTTTAAATACCACGGAATCGTATTCGGGAAACCACGTGGCGGAAATTACCACTGGATTGACAACCATTTGGTGAAAGCCACACGTTATCGTGGAAAATTCACCGACCTGATTGAAAAGGAAGTGACGATCCAGGTTTTCGATGATGGAAAACATTAA
- a CDS encoding (Fe-S)-binding protein translates to MSESLIVPTMAEMLARGEQPEVLFWVGCAGSFDDRAKKITKAFVKLLNKSGVSFAVLGTEESCTGDPAKRAGNEFLFQMQAMMNIEVLNAYEAKKIVTACPHCFNTLKNEYPELGGHYEVIHHTQFLKSLLDEGRLSVEGGQFKGKRITFHDPCYLGRANNIYEAPRDLITKLDAELVEMKRSRSNGLCCGAGGAQMFKDAEPGNKEVNVERTEDALETAPQIIAAGCPFCNTMLTDGVKNKEKESEVKVMDIAELIANAQDL, encoded by the coding sequence ATGTCAGAAAGTTTAATCGTACCGACAATGGCAGAAATGCTCGCCCGTGGTGAACAGCCTGAAGTGTTGTTCTGGGTGGGTTGTGCCGGAAGTTTTGATGACAGGGCAAAGAAAATTACGAAGGCATTTGTAAAATTGCTAAATAAATCAGGGGTTTCTTTTGCCGTATTGGGAACAGAAGAAAGCTGCACCGGCGATCCGGCGAAAAGGGCAGGGAATGAATTCCTGTTCCAGATGCAGGCCATGATGAATATTGAGGTGCTGAACGCTTACGAAGCAAAGAAAATCGTGACTGCCTGTCCGCATTGTTTTAATACACTGAAAAATGAATATCCGGAATTGGGTGGGCATTATGAAGTGATCCACCATACACAGTTCCTGAAATCATTGTTGGATGAAGGCAGATTGTCTGTTGAAGGCGGACAGTTTAAAGGCAAACGCATCACTTTCCATGATCCATGCTATCTCGGGCGGGCCAATAATATTTATGAAGCGCCGCGTGACCTGATCACAAAACTTGATGCCGAATTGGTCGAAATGAAACGTTCGCGTTCCAACGGCTTATGTTGCGGTGCCGGTGGTGCACAGATGTTCAAAGATGCCGAGCCCGGAAACAAGGAAGTGAACGTGGAACGCACAGAAGATGCATTGGAAACCGCTCCGCAGATTATAGCCGCGGGTTGTCCTTTCTGCAATACCATGTTGACTGACGGTGTAAAGAATAAAGAAAAAGAAAGCGAGGTCAAAGTCATGGACATCGCCGAACTGATTGCCAATGCGCAGGATTTGTAA
- a CDS encoding ABC transporter ATPase — protein MYVPFENLPDESRIWIYQSNRKFTDEEVAEMEVSLKDFIENWSAHGHGLEASYEIKYNRFIVIAVNQENQGATGCSIDASVQFIQSLEKKYEVDLLDKMNVTFKLGQHFAHKSLIDFKKMAKEKAVSGNTIVFNNLVNNIAEYKDSWEVPADESWHSRFF, from the coding sequence ATGTACGTTCCTTTTGAAAATTTACCGGATGAATCCCGAATCTGGATTTACCAGTCCAACCGCAAATTCACCGATGAAGAAGTGGCTGAAATGGAAGTCTCACTTAAAGACTTTATCGAAAACTGGAGCGCACATGGCCACGGACTTGAAGCTTCTTATGAAATAAAGTACAATCGCTTTATTGTGATTGCTGTAAACCAGGAAAATCAGGGCGCTACGGGTTGCTCGATTGATGCTTCCGTGCAGTTCATACAATCGCTTGAAAAAAAGTATGAAGTGGATTTGCTCGATAAAATGAACGTCACTTTTAAACTTGGCCAGCATTTTGCCCATAAATCACTTATCGATTTCAAGAAGATGGCCAAAGAGAAAGCCGTTTCAGGAAATACGATCGTATTCAATAATCTGGTTAATAATATTGCGGAATATAAGGATTCCTGGGAAGTTCCTGCAGATGAAAGCTGGCATAGCCGCTTTTTTTAA
- a CDS encoding glycoside hydrolase family 3 N-terminal domain-containing protein → MHHSFLRIFIFFSLAIGVCNCASKKEVNAKPVVNTIDTIHEFKQNEIGKSTVSRKEKFPFLKDSDGESKWVDSIYGKMTLDEKLGQLFMISAYSNKDSVHFNMIDRMIRNYKIGGLIFFQGGPGRQARLTNRFQSKSKIPLFIAIDAEWGVSMRLDSTYRFPWNMTLGAIKDKELIRKVGTQMGKESKRLGINFNFAPVLDINTNPKNPIIGFRSFGEDKVNVTSSAIALMKGVQGENVFSTGKHFPGHGDTETDSHYSLPLVNFTKERLEQVELYPYRQMFDEGLVSVMVAHLNVPSLEPRDSYPSSISYNVVTGLLQKEMGFDGLIFTDALNMKAASNYRKPGEIDLEAFLAGNDMLLCAEDVPTAMEKLCVAYQDSLFSEERLAYSVKKILKFKYKAGLNHYKPINTANISADINPSENTALQYQLYENAITVLKNKETLLPIKSIEKTRIAYVKLGDDNNTSFVSTLKKYTEVTEIADANIDSLNVKLKNFDLVIVGFHKSDKAWKNHAFSETEIQWVNQLALQNKVILDVFTKPYSLSAIPDFSEIEGLIVSYQNSDIAQEVSAELIFGAIDAKGKLPVSISNDFKVNFGLPTEKLDRLGFTAPENVGMNPKILAKIDSIAQKAIDGKMTPGAQVLVARKGKVIYQKSFGYHSYDNVRKVQNSDVYDLASLTKILATLPNVMQAYDKGKVTLDTKLGVMLPVFANTDKKDIAFKELLSHYARFEAWIPFYKSTLDSNKIPMEKYYRKVPDEVFSKQVADSLYILKDYNDTIMKAIANSRLLPKKEYKYSDFTFLILKEYLEKINHKTLDVQAYENFYRFLGANNTLFNPLQKFVKTDIPPTEVDKYFRHQVLQGYVHDMAAAMEGGVAGHAGLFSNAMDVAKIMQMYLQKGHYGGHTYFSEKTFNEFNTCYFCAEGNRRALGFDKQQLPGTQGPTCGCVSASSFGHTGFTGTYAWADPETEIVYIFLSNRTYPDASAPNALSKNNIREDIQKVIQEAIIK, encoded by the coding sequence ATGCACCATTCTTTTTTACGGATTTTCATTTTCTTTTCGCTGGCTATTGGAGTGTGCAATTGTGCGTCGAAAAAGGAGGTGAATGCCAAGCCTGTTGTCAATACTATAGATACGATTCACGAATTTAAGCAAAATGAAATCGGTAAGTCAACCGTCAGCCGGAAGGAGAAATTTCCATTCCTGAAAGACTCTGATGGGGAAAGTAAATGGGTTGACAGTATCTATGGAAAAATGACTCTCGACGAAAAACTGGGCCAGCTTTTTATGATTTCGGCTTATTCCAATAAGGATTCTGTGCATTTCAATATGATTGACAGGATGATCCGCAACTACAAAATCGGCGGATTGATTTTCTTCCAGGGCGGTCCGGGAAGACAGGCCAGGCTGACGAACCGCTTTCAGTCAAAATCCAAAATCCCGTTATTTATAGCCATTGATGCCGAATGGGGTGTAAGCATGCGTCTTGATTCTACGTACCGGTTTCCATGGAATATGACACTCGGAGCGATTAAAGACAAGGAATTGATCCGTAAAGTCGGCACCCAAATGGGTAAGGAAAGCAAGCGTTTGGGCATCAATTTCAACTTTGCACCGGTACTCGACATCAATACGAATCCAAAGAACCCGATCATCGGCTTTCGTTCGTTTGGTGAGGATAAAGTCAATGTCACTTCCTCTGCCATCGCGTTAATGAAAGGTGTTCAGGGCGAAAATGTATTTTCTACCGGGAAGCATTTCCCAGGTCATGGCGACACCGAAACAGATTCGCATTATTCGCTGCCTTTGGTGAATTTTACAAAAGAAAGATTGGAGCAGGTCGAACTTTATCCATACAGGCAAATGTTTGACGAAGGGTTGGTTTCAGTGATGGTGGCACATCTCAATGTGCCGAGTTTAGAGCCGCGCGACAGTTATCCATCATCCATTTCATATAATGTCGTAACCGGTTTATTGCAGAAAGAAATGGGTTTCGACGGATTGATTTTTACCGATGCATTGAACATGAAAGCCGCATCAAATTACAGAAAGCCCGGAGAGATTGATCTTGAAGCGTTTTTAGCCGGAAACGATATGCTGCTTTGCGCGGAAGATGTTCCGACAGCCATGGAGAAATTATGTGTAGCTTATCAGGATTCCCTTTTTTCGGAGGAAAGACTGGCCTATTCGGTTAAAAAAATCCTTAAATTCAAATACAAGGCGGGATTAAACCATTACAAACCGATTAACACTGCCAACATTTCAGCGGACATCAATCCATCGGAAAATACGGCATTGCAATATCAATTGTATGAAAATGCGATAACCGTGTTAAAAAATAAAGAAACGCTGCTTCCGATAAAAAGCATTGAAAAAACACGCATCGCGTACGTGAAATTGGGTGACGACAATAACACGTCATTCGTTTCTACCTTAAAAAAATATACGGAAGTAACCGAAATTGCGGATGCCAATATTGATTCGCTGAACGTGAAGCTTAAGAATTTCGACTTGGTCATCGTCGGTTTCCACAAATCGGACAAGGCCTGGAAAAATCATGCTTTTTCAGAGACCGAAATCCAATGGGTAAACCAATTGGCGTTGCAAAACAAAGTCATACTTGATGTTTTTACCAAACCATACTCCCTTTCGGCAATTCCTGATTTCTCTGAAATTGAAGGGCTTATCGTTTCTTACCAAAACTCGGATATTGCGCAGGAAGTTTCTGCCGAACTGATTTTTGGGGCTATCGATGCCAAGGGAAAACTGCCCGTTTCAATCAGCAATGATTTTAAGGTCAATTTTGGATTACCCACTGAAAAACTGGACCGACTTGGATTCACTGCGCCGGAAAACGTCGGGATGAACCCTAAAATACTCGCAAAAATAGACAGTATTGCACAAAAAGCAATCGATGGCAAAATGACTCCAGGAGCTCAGGTGCTGGTCGCACGGAAAGGCAAAGTGATCTATCAGAAATCCTTTGGATATCACAGTTATGACAACGTCAGGAAAGTGCAGAATTCAGATGTTTATGACCTGGCTTCACTTACGAAGATCCTTGCCACTTTGCCCAATGTCATGCAGGCTTATGACAAAGGGAAAGTGACGCTGGATACGAAATTGGGAGTAATGCTTCCGGTTTTTGCAAATACCGATAAAAAAGATATTGCGTTTAAGGAATTGCTTTCGCATTATGCGCGTTTTGAAGCGTGGATCCCGTTTTATAAGTCGACATTGGATTCCAATAAAATCCCGATGGAGAAATACTACAGGAAAGTCCCTGACGAGGTATTCTCAAAACAAGTTGCCGACAGCCTTTACATCCTGAAAGATTATAATGACACGATCATGAAAGCCATTGCGAATAGCAGGCTGCTTCCTAAAAAGGAATACAAATACAGTGATTTTACATTCCTTATCCTGAAAGAATATTTGGAAAAAATTAATCATAAAACGCTTGATGTGCAGGCGTACGAGAATTTCTACAGGTTTTTAGGCGCTAATAATACATTGTTCAATCCTTTGCAGAAATTCGTAAAAACGGACATTCCCCCTACGGAAGTTGATAAATATTTCCGCCATCAGGTACTGCAGGGCTATGTACATGATATGGCTGCTGCGATGGAAGGTGGTGTGGCAGGCCATGCCGGACTTTTTTCAAATGCGATGGATGTGGCAAAAATAATGCAGATGTATTTGCAAAAAGGGCATTATGGCGGACATACTTACTTCAGCGAAAAGACGTTCAATGAATTCAATACCTGCTACTTTTGTGCCGAAGGAAACCGTCGCGCTTTAGGTTTTGATAAGCAACAATTGCCCGGAACACAAGGCCCGACTTGTGGCTGCGTATCTGCTTCAAGTTTTGGGCACACAGGATTTACAGGAACTTATGCATGGGCAGATCCTGAAACCGAGATTGTCTACATTTTCCTCTCAAACCGAACTTACCCTGATGCCTCAGCGCCTAATGCGCTTTCTAAAAATAATATAAGGGAAGACATTCAGAAAGTGATACAGGAGGCCATCATAAAATAA
- the bshA gene encoding N-acetyl-alpha-D-glucosaminyl L-malate synthase BshA, translating into MKIAIVCYPTFGGSGVVATELGLELARRGHEIHFITYRQPVRLALLNSNIHYHEVNVPEYPLFHYQPYELALSSKLVDMVKLYNIELLHVHYAIPHAYAGYMAKQMLKSEGIKIPMVTTLHGTDITLVGNHPFYKPAVTFSINKSDIVTSVSQSLKDDTYNLFNIKKEIHVIPNFIELDKNLDDSSIPCHRSVMAKPEERIITHISNFRKVKRIPDVIHIFYKIQQKIPARLMMVGDGPEKIKAEQLCAKLGISDRVIFFGNSNEIDRILSYTDLFLLPSETESFGLAALEAMAWSVPVISSNSGGLPEVNFDGISGFLSDVGDTDAMAENAIKILSDDAALSSFKKNALEVAKQFDIKNILPLYEALYHQALSKITL; encoded by the coding sequence ATGAAAATTGCTATTGTCTGTTACCCAACATTTGGCGGAAGTGGCGTTGTTGCTACAGAACTTGGCCTTGAGCTTGCCCGTCGGGGGCATGAAATCCACTTTATCACCTATCGTCAGCCTGTGCGCCTGGCATTGCTGAACTCGAACATCCATTACCACGAAGTCAACGTTCCGGAATATCCATTATTCCATTATCAGCCCTATGAGCTGGCGCTTTCGAGCAAACTCGTCGATATGGTAAAACTGTATAACATTGAATTATTGCACGTGCATTATGCTATTCCACATGCCTATGCAGGCTACATGGCCAAGCAAATGCTTAAAAGCGAAGGCATCAAAATCCCGATGGTCACTACGTTGCATGGTACGGACATCACGTTGGTCGGGAACCATCCGTTTTACAAGCCGGCGGTGACTTTCAGCATCAATAAATCAGATATCGTGACTTCGGTTTCACAAAGCCTGAAGGACGATACGTATAATTTATTCAATATAAAAAAGGAAATTCACGTGATTCCGAATTTCATCGAGCTTGATAAAAACCTTGACGATTCGAGCATTCCCTGTCATAGGTCTGTTATGGCAAAGCCTGAAGAACGCATCATCACGCACATCAGCAATTTCAGGAAAGTAAAAAGGATTCCGGATGTAATCCATATTTTTTACAAAATCCAGCAAAAAATTCCCGCCAGGCTCATGATGGTAGGAGATGGTCCGGAAAAAATAAAAGCAGAACAGCTGTGCGCCAAACTCGGTATCAGTGATAGGGTGATTTTTTTCGGCAACAGCAACGAAATTGATCGGATCCTGAGCTATACCGATTTGTTCCTGCTGCCATCCGAGACCGAAAGTTTCGGGCTTGCCGCATTGGAAGCGATGGCTTGGAGCGTACCAGTAATTTCGAGTAATTCGGGTGGATTGCCCGAAGTAAATTTCGATGGAATTTCAGGGTTTTTAAGCGATGTAGGCGATACGGATGCCATGGCTGAAAATGCTATCAAAATATTATCGGATGACGCTGCGTTATCATCGTTTAAAAAGAATGCGCTTGAGGTGGCAAAGCAATTCGATATCAAGAATATCCTTCCGTTGTATGAAGCGCTTTACCATCAGGCATTATCTAAAATTACATTATGA
- a CDS encoding protease complex subunit PrcB family protein gives MKKIGLLLMALVLFSCKTTKTSGTSPLYEVLAERSTGGAQIKFYEIISEPNEFKMIKNDPALKKKIKPTDIDTSNFVILSAGEKNTGGYSIGIEKIEETANNIIVTIKEEGPKPGEMVTESLTTPFTIIKINSKKEIIFND, from the coding sequence ATGAAAAAAATTGGATTACTTTTGATGGCCTTGGTGCTTTTTTCGTGCAAAACGACTAAAACTAGCGGAACGTCGCCATTATATGAAGTGCTTGCGGAAAGGAGTACGGGTGGTGCACAGATTAAGTTTTATGAAATCATTTCAGAGCCGAATGAATTCAAAATGATTAAAAATGATCCGGCATTAAAGAAAAAAATAAAACCGACAGATATCGATACGTCAAATTTTGTGATTCTAAGTGCAGGGGAGAAAAATACAGGCGGCTACAGTATCGGTATCGAGAAGATTGAAGAAACGGCAAACAACATCATCGTTACGATCAAGGAAGAAGGACCGAAGCCGGGTGAAATGGTGACAGAATCACTGACGACGCCATTTACAATCATAAAAATAAATTCAAAAAAGGAAATCATTTTCAACGATTAA
- a CDS encoding porin family protein, producing MKKLILSAVMLLGLAFSAEAQEVSKNALGLRLGDNDGFGGELSYQHRFSGNNRLELDLGWRDNKNYDAYKLVGVYQWFWNIDAGFYWFAGVGGGIGSYSIDKAPPGYDDSGTFLLAAGDIGIEYNFDIPLQISLDIRPELYFGDEFRDDDFGPDIALGLRYRF from the coding sequence ATGAAAAAATTGATTTTATCTGCTGTAATGCTACTCGGTTTGGCATTCAGCGCTGAAGCTCAGGAGGTTTCAAAAAATGCCCTGGGATTGCGTTTGGGAGACAATGACGGTTTTGGTGGGGAACTTTCTTATCAGCATCGTTTTTCAGGGAACAACCGCCTGGAGCTGGATTTAGGATGGCGTGATAACAAAAACTATGATGCTTACAAACTTGTAGGTGTTTACCAGTGGTTTTGGAATATCGATGCCGGATTTTATTGGTTTGCAGGAGTTGGTGGAGGTATCGGAAGCTACAGCATTGACAAAGCGCCTCCGGGATACGACGACAGCGGAACGTTCCTTCTGGCTGCCGGAGACATTGGAATTGAGTACAATTTTGATATTCCTTTGCAGATTTCCCTTGACATCCGACCAGAATTATATTTTGGTGACGAATTCAGGGATGATGATTTCGGTCCGGATATTGCACTTGGCCTGAGATACAGGTTCTAA